The genomic region GAACGGCGGCCTATTTTGGCGATGGCATATCACGAAGGTACAGCACGGCTCGCCGTTGGGGACGGGCAGGGCTATATCATGATGGTAGATACGGAGACCTGGCGCATCAGCGCAGATTTTCGCGCCACCCGTGATGGGCCGGTCTGGGCACTGGAGTTTGCACCGGACGGGCGGACGGTCTGGGCCGCGGGATTGGATGATCTGGCCTATGGCTGGCCAGTCGCGCTGATGGGAGAGACAGAGGCGCAGATGGCAGGCAATCGCGGGTTCCTGAAGGATCCGGCCACGATGACCAACGGAGAGCGGCAGTTTATGCGCAAATGTTCCATCTGCCATGCGCTTGGCCCCGAAGACAGCCGCAAGGCGGGGCCAAGTCTTTACAATGTCTTTGGCCGCCCGGCGGGAACGCTGGCAGGTTACCGCTATTCAGAGGTCCTTGATGGATCTGATATAATCTGGGGAGAGGCGACGATTGATGCCCTCTTCGATCTGGGCCCGGATCACTATATTCCGGGGTCCAAAATGCCGATGCAGCGGATTACCGATCCGCAGGACCGGCGTGATTTGATTGCGTTTCTGAAACGCGCAACCAAGGTGGAGAAGTGACCAAATGAAAGCCATGTTGACGGGATTTGCCGCCATCATCGTGATTGCCGCCGGTGCGAATTTTGCGCTGGATCAGGCAGGGTTTGCCTCGCAAGAGGTGCATTCCGGACCTTCTGTTCGACTGGATTGACCGTGCTGACAACCGCACCGCCACCCCGCGACGAATATGGGGAAAACCTTGCCGGTGCGTCGATACTGGTGATCGACGACGAACCTGGCATGCGCAATTTCATGACCAAAATCCTGACCCCTCGCTGCAAACGGGTGGAGCAGGCGGCTTCGGCTGCAGAGGCTTCGAACATCTTGGATCAGGCGCATTTCGACCTGATCATCCTTGATAATATCATGCCGGGGAAAACCGGGCTTGAGTGGGTGCAGGAGCAGCATAAGGTCGGCCTGTTTGCGGACACGGTGCTGGTCACCGCCTATGCGGATCTGGAAACCGCCATTCAGGCCCTAAGGGTCGGCGTCGCGGATTTCGTGCTGAAACCGTTTCGCGCCAATCAGATTCTGAATTCCGTGGCTCGCGCGCTGGATCGCAAACATCTGCGGCGGGAAAACTATCTGCTGAAGCATGCGCTGTCAGCCGAAGGCACGGCAGCACGGGGGCGGCTGTTGGGCAAATCCCCTGCCATTCAGACCGCGCGTGACATGATCACCCGGCTGGCGCCTCTGCCCACACCAGTTCTGTTCACGGGTGCCAGCGGGACGGGCAAAGAAATCGCCGCGCGGACGCTGCATTCGCTGTCGGACCGGGCGGAAAAACCCTTTGTCGCGGTGAATTGCGCCGCCATCGCCCCAGACCGGATTGCGCATGAGCTGTTCGGGGTGGTCGATGCGCAGGACCGCCGTCAGGACGGGCTGTTTCTCTATGCCGATGGGGGGACGCTGTTCCTGGATGAGGTGGCGCAGATGCCGGAGCAGGTGCAGGCGGCCCTGTTGCGGGTGCTGGAGGATCAGCGCATCCGCCCGGTTGGTGCCGAACGCGACATCCCGCTGAACCTGCGGTTCCTGTTTGCCACCAATGCCGATTTGCAACAGGCGGTGGCCGAAGGACGGTTCCGGGCGGATCTGTACCACCGGATCAACGTTGTGAATATCCAGATGCCGCCGCTGAGTGAGCGGGTTGAGGATATTGTGGAACTGGCCGCGCTCTTCATGGAGCAGTTTTCCACCACGCTGGCGATGCCCGCGCTTGAACTGGACGCGGATACCCTGCTGAAATTCAGCCGCTACCACTGGCCCGGCAATGTGCGCGAATTGCGCAATCTGATCGAACGCTCGGTCATTCTGGGCGCCTTTCCAGAGGAGTTTGCAGGCACCGGAGCGGTGACTGGTTCAGCCGCGATGGATACGCTGGATCTGGTGATGCAACGCCACATCATGCATGTTCTGGACGCCTGCGAGGGCAACAGGGCAGAGGCAGCCCGCAGGCTGGGTGTCTCGCGCAAGACGGTGGATCGCAAATGCGCAAGCTGGGGTCTTTGATCTGAGAGAGAGCGGCGGGCGATGCGCCTGCCGTTTGTGGCTTGGGGTCTTGTGCCTAGGACGTCGCCTCGACCGCGGGCAACCAGATTGAGAAAACAGCGCCGACGATTTTCCCATCTTCAACACGGTTCTCGGCCGAGATTACCCCGCCTGCGCGTTGAATCAGGGTCTGGCTGATCGACAAACCCAAACCAGTGCCTTCGCCCAGTTTGGTGGTGTAGAACGGGTTGAAGACTGAGGGCAGATCTTTCGCCGCAATGCCTGATCCGGTATCTGCAACCTCGAGGCAGGCACCGCTGACATTGTCCCGATCCATCTCGCGCAAGGTCAGCAAGAGCTGGCCGGAGCCCTCCATCGCCTGCACGGCGTTTAGGATCAGATTGATCACCACCTGTTGCAGCTCGCCGGGATCAATGCGGACCGCCGGTGTCTCGCCGAACTGTTTGGTAACGGCGATGTCCTGTTTGGTCACCACGTGGTCCACCAGCACCAAACAGTCGGACACCACCGGTGCCAGATCCAGGCGTTCCTCAAAGGTGCCGAATTCGGTCGGGCGGGCGAATTGCAACAGTTTGCCGACGATGGCGCTGATCCGCAGGATCTGATCGTCGATCAGTGCCAGCTCCGTTTCCACCTCCTCTGTTGCAGATCCCAGTGTCATCCGCATCACATCGACGTTGCCCTGAATGACCGCGATCGGGTTGTTGATCTCATGGGCGACACCGGCAGTGATCTCCCCAATCGAGGCGAGTTTTTCGCTCATCACCAGTTGCTTATAGGTGGCTTCCAGTTTTTCATTGGCGGCGCGCAGTTCCGCAGTGCGCTGGTCAACGCGGGCGTTCAGCTCACCCGCCCAGTCGCGCAGTTTTTGATCGCGGTCCTGTACCTGGTCCAGCAGACTATCAAGATGGGCCGCGACCTGACCGATTTCATCGTGCCGCCCCACATTTCCATTGCGGGCGGCCAAATCGCCACGCTCCACACGGGCCATGGTGTGGCTCATCTGCTCCAGTGGCGCAAAGATCCCTTTGGCCAGCCATAAAAACAGCGGCGCCGAGAGTAGCAGAACCGATAGGAAAGACAGAACAACGGTCCAATACGCGGAGACTTTGGCCGCGGCAAACGGCGCCTCAAGGAAGCCCACATAAAGCATGCCGACCCGTTTTCCGAAACTGTCGGTCAGTGGCAGATAGCCGGAGATATACCAGTCGTTCACAACAAAGGCGCGATCGAGCCAGGTCTGCCCGTCACCAAGAACAGCATCCCGTACGGCTTGCGAAACGCGGGTTCCAAGGGCGCGGACATCCTCGAACAGGCGGACATTGGTGGAAATACGGGTGTCATCCAGAAACAGCGTGGCGGTGCCCTTGCGGCTGATCCGGTGACTGTCGCCGAGATAAACCAAGGCGTTGATCGTATCGATGAAATCCAGATCCCGGTTCAGTAGCCTCCCGGCCACCAGCACGCCTTCGCTGCCGGGGGTCGTCACTGGGGCGGCAGAATGGATCACCATGCCGCGATCTTCGGCGGGGCGGGTGGTGGGCGCGGCAGCTTCGGTTTCGATCAGCGGAATGCGGGCGCGGTTGCGCAGGTCGGCAGAGATCACATCAAGATCTGCGGCAGCGAAGATGTCGATTTCCGAGGCCAGATCCCCTTGGGCGGCGCGGCTGATGACCGGCCAGCGGCGGGCATCACGGTCAATGTTGCGCATCGGCAGGTAGTAGAGGAAATCGAGCCTGAGCGCCTGTCTGCGTTGATCCAGAAACCTCAGCTGATCCTGTAGCGGCGCGCGCAGTACCTTGGCAAATTGGGTCGAACTGGCGATGGCCGCCAGATCATCGCCGCTGTTTGCCTGTAGCTGCCGCAGGTATTGGTCAGCGATTTTCAGGTCGCTTTCCACGTTGACGATCAGGACGTTGTCATAGTCGGCGTTCCACCTGGCCATCGCCACGACCAGAAGCAGCGGCATCACCACGCTGAGCGGCAGGAGCGCGAGCAGAAGGAGGCGAAGCCGAACAGATTTCAAGGTGGCGATTTCCTGTGGACAGCAGGCACATCGGGATGCGGGCAAGCCATGGTGTGCGGGATCGCCCAACTGTCGCATGATGCGGATCGGCTGGGCAAGTCCGGACAGGGTGATCCTGTCCGCCCGGCACCTATCAGGCCGGGATTTCCTTGCCCGCCCAGTCAAATACCCGTCCGCTGTCACCGGGGGACAGGCCGTCGATGACCTTGGCCAGATATGCTGCGGATTGGGCCGGCTCGAACAAAGCACTCTCAGAGACGTTTTTGGAGAAGGGACCCGAAAGCGGTGTTCGCACCGTGCCGGGGTGCAGCCCGACGCAGATCATCTGGTCATTGCTGCGCGCTGTCTCGATCGCGTAG from Phaeobacter inhibens DSM 16374 harbors:
- a CDS encoding sigma-54-dependent transcriptional regulator, yielding MTVLTTAPPPRDEYGENLAGASILVIDDEPGMRNFMTKILTPRCKRVEQAASAAEASNILDQAHFDLIILDNIMPGKTGLEWVQEQHKVGLFADTVLVTAYADLETAIQALRVGVADFVLKPFRANQILNSVARALDRKHLRRENYLLKHALSAEGTAARGRLLGKSPAIQTARDMITRLAPLPTPVLFTGASGTGKEIAARTLHSLSDRAEKPFVAVNCAAIAPDRIAHELFGVVDAQDRRQDGLFLYADGGTLFLDEVAQMPEQVQAALLRVLEDQRIRPVGAERDIPLNLRFLFATNADLQQAVAEGRFRADLYHRINVVNIQMPPLSERVEDIVELAALFMEQFSTTLAMPALELDADTLLKFSRYHWPGNVRELRNLIERSVILGAFPEEFAGTGAVTGSAAMDTLDLVMQRHIMHVLDACEGNRAEAARRLGVSRKTVDRKCASWGL
- a CDS encoding sensor histidine kinase — encoded protein: MKSVRLRLLLLALLPLSVVMPLLLVVAMARWNADYDNVLIVNVESDLKIADQYLRQLQANSGDDLAAIASSTQFAKVLRAPLQDQLRFLDQRRQALRLDFLYYLPMRNIDRDARRWPVISRAAQGDLASEIDIFAAADLDVISADLRNRARIPLIETEAAAPTTRPAEDRGMVIHSAAPVTTPGSEGVLVAGRLLNRDLDFIDTINALVYLGDSHRISRKGTATLFLDDTRISTNVRLFEDVRALGTRVSQAVRDAVLGDGQTWLDRAFVVNDWYISGYLPLTDSFGKRVGMLYVGFLEAPFAAAKVSAYWTVVLSFLSVLLLSAPLFLWLAKGIFAPLEQMSHTMARVERGDLAARNGNVGRHDEIGQVAAHLDSLLDQVQDRDQKLRDWAGELNARVDQRTAELRAANEKLEATYKQLVMSEKLASIGEITAGVAHEINNPIAVIQGNVDVMRMTLGSATEEVETELALIDDQILRISAIVGKLLQFARPTEFGTFEERLDLAPVVSDCLVLVDHVVTKQDIAVTKQFGETPAVRIDPGELQQVVINLILNAVQAMEGSGQLLLTLREMDRDNVSGACLEVADTGSGIAAKDLPSVFNPFYTTKLGEGTGLGLSISQTLIQRAGGVISAENRVEDGKIVGAVFSIWLPAVEATS